The nucleotide sequence TACATTAGATCTAttagcaagagttttactcaacaAACGAATACTGCATAATGTAATTAAACTCAAGTAATTTTAATATCGTTATACCTGATACACAGAATCCAAATTAGTTTTTATTAGTGTTAAATGTATATAATACAGCGAGTCTGCGTTAGCCATTGTGTTTTGAAGGAACTCTTTACCGGATCTGGTCGCACGAGCTCCGGGACGTCACggatcttcctcctctctctcttcacgTCAAAAACGTGCTGGCCCGgggttaatgtgtgtgttttaccagACAGTTTGTGACGGGTCGCCCCCAGCATGGCGGACCGAGAGGAGCGGCGCTTCGCCGAGGTTTCTCGGGATTCGGTTCGGCTGATGGCGGAGAGCACCGGCGTGGATCTGAGCGACGAGGTGGCTGCTCTCCTCGCTGAAGACGTGTGCTACCGTCTCCGGGAGGCGGCACAGGTCAGGGGTGGATGGACAACTGAACGACTTATGTTCGAACCCCTCTAAAAATAGCATCAACAGCTTGAACTGCTCATCTGATAACGATGAGCGTAAAACGTGTCATGTCGTTTTGATCCACACAGAGCAGCTCTCAGTTTATGAGACACTCAAAGAGGAGGAAGCTGACAGTGGAGGACTTGAACAGAGCTCTGCGCTGGAGTAACGTTGAGGTAGAGATGTTTTGCTGCTTTCTCATTAGGGACGTGCTCCAGTTGTCACCGCCTTTCACTGTTGTCATCTGGTGTGTTTGTTAGGCCATTTGTGGCTACGGAGCCCCAGATGCTCTCCCTTTCCGTTCAGTTAAAGAAGGGGAGCTCTTCTTCGTTGACGATCGGGACATCAACCTGGTCGAATTGGCTTTGGCCACCAACATTCCCAAAGGCTGCGCTGAGACGATGGTTCGAGGTATGTATGTTATAACCTGGGACAGAATGTTCATGATTCAGACCTGTCAGCCATCATTTACTGATAATTTTTGTAATACTTCTCTGTCTTCAGTGAATGTTTCTTACCTGGATGGGAAAGGTAACCTGGAGCTTCAGGGAACAGGTAAGCCTGGAGGGGAGCTTTCAGGCAGGACTTAAACATACTTAACATACTTTAacatacagtcaaccctcggttttcgaacataatccgttccagaaggctgttcgaaaagcgagttgttcgaaatccgaaactatttttcccattactattaatgtaaataattttaatccgttccaaatctaaaaaaacaactttttctaagttcTTTTTTACTATTTTGCACCATAAAccgcactgtatactgtttaccataaataaaaagggttagaaatagacactgtgttttattttaataaaagatatcctatcgaactttgaacacgaaggCGCTacagaggaagcatcctgggcagttcgcttggctcccaagtgagtcgcgttcaggtacgctcggcttcttttggtttggtcgagagccaaattttggtcgagttcagagacgtaaaattctcggattttctggtcgaaaaccgatttggtcaagaatagaagcgttcgaaaaccgaagTTTGACTGTACTTTCATTAatgtggggaaattatttttacactccatatttatattaaacacacacacacacacacacacacacaaaggtctgtAGACACACAATAATGGAGAGAGATGGTGGAGTAAAGGGCAGTCACATTCTCAGGGGCAACTCGACAGTTCTCAGGACATGTGCCTTTATTGcatgacatgattttaaaatacaaaggTGCACCGATtcaatgtgtgtgaaagaagagaGCTGTCAGGGTGGTGGGACAGGACATGGTGTCATGTTTGACCCCTGATGAGGGAAGTTAAAAGCTCTGGTAGAAGTCAAAAGTGGGAAAAAATCAGTTATGTTTCAAATTGGAGAGTTGAAGCGATCCAAAGattttttctctctgctttattttcctctgttgTCAACTCAGTAGGCCTACATTAAATTAGAGTTAGCCCACCAACATCGCCTGTCTCATATTGTCTAGGATTAAGAAATTATCATTACTAAACACTGTCCCTCATTCTATGCTGTTTGctacaatatttttaaaaacttatgATTTTGACTGAGCTTAACAGGAAACAGTTTTTCTGTCCTCTGAAATAGATGTTGTCTCATTGCTCTACCCTAACAGGATCATGTATTGTTGAACAGCAGATATACTGGCAGGCTTAGTAAACACATCTGAAACATCCACGTTGCACCTGTGTCTCAaggatgtctgtgtgtggttctACGTTTGGGGGTGTCAGTGTAACCCCGATGAAGATTGTTGGTTCGCCATAATCAGACTTGACGCTTGTTTTGTTACAGTTCCCACAGCGGTGAAGTCCCTCTCAGACGACCTGTTGAAGTACTACCAGCAGGTCACACGGGCCATCCTAGGGGAGGACCCTCACCTAATGAAGGTAGGCTGGTGCTgaacacaaacagctgttttcCTTAGAGGATGAACAATCATCGttcctgttggtgtccctacAGGTGGCACTGCTGGACCTCCAGTCCAACTCCAAGATTGCTGCCCTCCTGCCGTACTTTGTATATGTCATCAGTGGGGTAGGTCATCCTGTTACCCCCCTAGCAGAGGGTACAATGTTTTCAGCTGGGGTAAAAGTCAtaaactgttctttttttttcctgaaactgTCAAAAATGAGTCTTTTTGATATTTGATtgcttcttctttatttttctagatttgtcaaaaaatatttaacttgaACTATTTGAGAGTTCATCTTAAAACTTACATGTAATTGTGagtttacatttacaaaagAATTTTTTGCATTTCCATGGGAACAAGTTTTTCTTGAGCAAAGACTTGGGTTGAATTCTGAACTACTGTACGTCTTTTGAGCTGTATATAATGTAATTGAGAAATTTTAAATGTCCAAATATGTTGTGTAAATtagttttttagttttaattagtgAAATCTAAAGTCCTAACTTGCTGTTAAAATGAATGATCCAGTGTTTTTGCCAATATATCTGTTTTAAGTTTGCTTGGACTGGTTTTGTCCTGTACTGATGATTCTTattaaatacagtggtacctctacttactaaATTAATGGTTCTGGaaaaaatttcgtaagtagaaaatttcgtaagtagtgatgcatttttcatgcaaatgtcctaatctgttccaagccccccaaaattcagacataagtgttttaaaaagcataaaaatgcatcaaaacatgtaacagatacatgttacaattagattattacactataaatgagagttgtgcataatgtaaaaaacaaataatagagtaaagaataaaaatgatggtcagttaccttttaactgctgtcctcattgttttttgccttctttggttcatgcactcttgcctcaccatgccgaacaacacagtatattccagtcctccttttgaacttctccaaccacccacgcaatacCTTAACCTCCCGgtgttttatggcttccttttgtttcaataacgtggcgattgtaaatccattatggccatattctttggcaagatcaaccaaacgcatccctttttcacacTATTCTGttgtctcttgctttgtttgtatggagaaaaaaactattttcttcatcttttatttttctcttttctccgtcactttcttggagTCCATAGTGAAtattcaaaaagttaatatatttcagAACACTTCATGGGtcaagggccgaatgacgaggacgctgcatagacacatatctagctacacacagaggtccctcttagccaatgggatgctaggatgctaggtaatagccaatggcagagcagctataagaatgttgcgttcggggacctttgggagctgcgagtaacagcccatactgtattttttacctttcgtaaattgaaatttctttcgtaactagaggcaatgttttcctgttgaggcgtttcgtaagtagaaaatttcgtatgtagagacattcgtaagtagaggtaccactgtatggtTAGAATTCAAACAAGCAAGGTTTGCATTAATTTTATTACTTCATAATTAGGTTTTTTTTAGCATAAAGCAAAAGTGAGCAATCTGTGACTGAACTTGGGATTTATTTCTTCCTTTGGTTTTCTGTTCTTGTCCAGGTGAAGTCGGTGAGCCATGACCTGGAGCAACTCAACAGGCTTCTCCACATGGTGAAGAGCCTGGTCCAGAACCCCTACCTGTACCTGGGCTCATATGTTCGCAGCCTGGTCTCCAGTGTCATGTACTGCATCCTGGAGCCTCTGGCTGCCTCCATCAATCCCCTTAACGACCACTGGACCCTCAGAGACTACGCCGCCCTGCTGCTCAGCCACATCTTCTGGTAAGCAGCTCAACAACGGACTTCGTTGAGTTTCTGTGgaataatcaataaaattacggtcattttatttgtggttcttgctggatttaaaataaattactttaaattgatttataaagctgaaaaaaaagaacccaCCAAGACATTTATTGTTACTCTTAAAACTCATTTACACGTCCACCTAGTGACCGCCGGTTTAATAGTGATgatattgtcattattttgtccTCCCAGGACTCATGGTGATCTGGTTAGTGGTCTCTACCATCAGATCCTGTTGTCGCTTCAGAAGGTTCTGTCGGACCCGGTGAGACCGCTCTGTTCCCACTATGGAGCCGTAGTGGGACTGCATGCTCTGGGATGGAAGGTATGTCAACAGTTTAAATTCGTCAATCTTAAATTTAATTACTAGGGTTATAGAACTTCAAGCAGCAAAGTGGAGGTTATGGTAAGTAATTTGTTTTAGAATTGTCTACGAGGAATTTAATTTGAAGTTTGtcataaacagacaaacacacatcaggtTAAACGTGGCGGAGGTGAATCTTTAGTGTCTTTAGCGAGATAAGTGACTCCACCTCATAGATGTGCCTCATTGTCAGTTTTTCTCCACGTTCTTCTTATGTCTCTTTCCTCTCGTCTCACATCTGAGTGAAGTtggtggtttgtgtgtgtttgtcggcAGGCTGTTGAGAGAGTTCTGTTTCCTCACCTTCCTGCCTACTGGGCAAACCTCCAGGCCGTGTTGGATGACTACTCTGTGTCCAACGCCCAGGTTAAAGCAGATGGACATAAGGTCTACGGAGCCATCTTGGTCAGTCCTGTTACAACGACACATTCAATTACGGCAAGACTGAATTTGTGCTCAGTTGAGCTCCAGATCAAAGCTTGTTAAGGGAGAACGAATGTCCCCGAAGGGCCGCCTCAGATTTGTTGCCCCTGAATGTATTTATAACAAATGCACCGCATCATATTTCAGGGGCCTCCAAGTCGTGCTAATTTGTCCTTGGGTGTCCTGCAGGTGGCCGTCGAGCGCCTGCTGAAGATGAAGTCTCTGTCACAGCCAGCAGAGGGAGGCACCAGTGGACCGATGGGCTCTGTGGTGGGGGACATGGGTTACAAGGTGAGCTCTCCTGGACTCAGCCCCCCTCCGGAGCCTCTGTCTGAAGCCGCCCTGGGAATTGCCAGCCACCTCCAGGCGGGTGGAGTCGGCTGTCCATGGGAGGAGTGGACACCGGTCCCTCTACCGGCCATGTACTGTGAGCTCTACTCCTTTTTTGGGGACAGCCTAGCTGTCCGGTTTAGCACGGGACCGGGGTTCGGCAGCTACCCCCCTTGCCCCCGGGTCCAGGTTAGTGATGACAGGAAGGAACCTCCTGGTCTCGCCTCCAATCCTGACACAACTCGAAAGATGCCACAGCTGACGGCAAACCTCAACATCAGCCCGAGGCAGGATGGAAGTCCTCGCACCGATGCACCGCCGCCCAGCCTGGTTGTTCCTGGATCAGGAAGGTGAAGCAAACGCACAGAGCCTTCTGTCATTACTGGGTTTGAATTGGTGAATATGATGGACTCTCTCCTTTCCTTTAGGGCCCTGGCTcggtcctcctcctcatccacaTCAGTGCAGCGCTCCAGATCTTCATCGTCACGTTTGGGTCAGCGCTCAGCAGGTCTGTCTCGTGAAGTTTTCCCCAAATCTCGCTTCACGTCTCCTCAGACGGGACCTCCGGTGTTCTCCTTCCTCATCGGTGGGCGGCAGATGGGGCAACGATGCCAAGGCCGCCGCCCTTTCCAGACAACTTTTGCACCGACTCCACCTCTTCCTGCGATACCGCCACGGGCGTACGCCCACAAACTTCCTGTCATCGGCCGAGTGGGCAAACCAGTACGTTGTTGGGCGTGTTCCCACTACTCCCTCCACCTCCCGCTGTAGCTTCAAAATGAGCTTTAATGAACCACACCTTTAACGTCT is from Antennarius striatus isolate MH-2024 chromosome 23, ASM4005453v1, whole genome shotgun sequence and encodes:
- the taf6l gene encoding TAF6-like RNA polymerase II p300/CBP-associated factor-associated factor 65 kDa subunit 6L, giving the protein MADREERRFAEVSRDSVRLMAESTGVDLSDEVAALLAEDVCYRLREAAQSSSQFMRHSKRRKLTVEDLNRALRWSNVEAICGYGAPDALPFRSVKEGELFFVDDRDINLVELALATNIPKGCAETMVRVNVSYLDGKGNLELQGTVPTAVKSLSDDLLKYYQQVTRAILGEDPHLMKVALLDLQSNSKIAALLPYFVYVISGVKSVSHDLEQLNRLLHMVKSLVQNPYLYLGSYVRSLVSSVMYCILEPLAASINPLNDHWTLRDYAALLLSHIFWTHGDLVSGLYHQILLSLQKVLSDPVRPLCSHYGAVVGLHALGWKAVERVLFPHLPAYWANLQAVLDDYSVSNAQVKADGHKVYGAILVAVERLLKMKSLSQPAEGGTSGPMGSVVGDMGYKVSSPGLSPPPEPLSEAALGIASHLQAGGVGCPWEEWTPVPLPAMYCELYSFFGDSLAVRFSTGPGFGSYPPCPRVQVSDDRKEPPGLASNPDTTRKMPQLTANLNISPRQDGSPRTDAPPPSLVVPGSGRALARSSSSSTSVQRSRSSSSRLGQRSAGLSREVFPKSRFTSPQTGPPVFSFLIGGRQMGQRCQGRRPFQTTFAPTPPLPAIPPRAYAHKLPVIGRVGKPVRCWACSHYSLHLPL